One genomic region from Arthrobacter pigmenti encodes:
- a CDS encoding ABC transporter ATP-binding protein, with product MGTETQPHILCEDVVRIFKGEGIEVQALQGLNLRVMPGEMTAVVGASGSGKSTLLTILSGLDRPTAGRAQVAGVDLLGLGRKDRARYQRQTVGFVWQQTPRNLLPYLTAAENVALPMAISRRKEQQTRVNELLELAGVGHCKDRRPQEMSGGEQQRVALAVALSNSPAVILADEPTGELDEHTSADVLGAMRTVNEELGTTTLIVTHDPTVSEHVKRTVQIRDGRCSTETLRRTGLNNDGDEHLIAEEFAVIDRVGRLQLPQDFMQTLEMKDRVRLGLEPDHVRVTPASSDASPDGSTDALSEASSKASSDAEETR from the coding sequence ATGGGAACAGAAACGCAGCCGCACATCCTCTGCGAGGACGTGGTGCGGATCTTCAAGGGTGAAGGGATCGAGGTTCAGGCCCTTCAAGGGCTGAACCTGCGCGTGATGCCCGGCGAGATGACCGCCGTCGTCGGCGCTTCCGGATCGGGGAAGTCCACACTGCTGACGATCCTTTCCGGTCTGGACAGGCCGACGGCGGGACGTGCGCAGGTGGCCGGCGTGGATCTGCTCGGACTCGGCAGGAAGGATCGGGCACGGTACCAGCGGCAGACGGTGGGCTTTGTCTGGCAACAGACCCCGCGCAACCTTCTGCCCTATCTCACTGCCGCCGAGAATGTCGCTCTGCCGATGGCAATCAGCAGGCGTAAGGAGCAGCAGACGCGCGTTAATGAACTCCTTGAACTTGCCGGAGTGGGTCATTGCAAGGATCGCAGGCCGCAGGAGATGTCCGGCGGTGAACAGCAGAGGGTGGCACTCGCCGTCGCGCTTTCCAATTCGCCGGCGGTGATCCTGGCTGATGAGCCCACTGGTGAGCTTGATGAGCATACGTCGGCCGATGTGCTGGGCGCGATGCGCACGGTGAATGAGGAGCTTGGTACCACCACGCTGATCGTGACGCATGACCCGACGGTGTCCGAGCATGTGAAGCGCACAGTCCAGATCCGGGATGGCCGGTGTTCCACTGAGACCCTTCGCCGGACCGGCCTGAACAACGACGGCGACGAACATCTGATTGCCGAGGAATTCGCCGTGATAGACCGCGTGGGCCGCTTGCAGCTTCCGCAGGATTTCATGCAGACCCTGGAGATGAAGGACCGGGTCCGGTTGGGGTTGGAACCTGACCATGTGCGTGTCACCCCGGCTTCCTCCGATGCTTCGCCTGATGGTTCGACCGATGCTTTATCCGAAGCTTCGTCGAAAGCTTCGTCCGATGCTGAGGAGACACGATGA
- a CDS encoding ABC transporter ATP-binding protein, whose amino-acid sequence MSSDSAPAMRAVGINRTYGKGESAVHACQDASLSVQPGELLVVKGPSGSGKTTLLNCIGGLDEPDSGTVFIGDRELTAMRESDRVELRQTQLGFVFQSFGLIPILSAAENVEVPMRLVGMPPAERQARVDELLELVGLADHHHQRPAELSGGQQQRVGLARSLANRPKLLIADEPTGQLDSVTAGTMMDLISDLVHSHGVAAIVSTHDPLLMQRADRVLELHDGRILGGQATASAGASSVEPSDEASPEMIEVPRSYSGRHRRNP is encoded by the coding sequence ATGAGCAGCGATTCTGCTCCCGCAATGCGGGCTGTCGGGATAAACCGGACGTACGGCAAGGGCGAGAGCGCAGTGCATGCGTGTCAGGATGCGAGCCTGTCCGTGCAACCCGGCGAGCTGTTGGTGGTGAAAGGGCCTTCCGGTTCCGGGAAGACCACGCTGCTGAACTGCATCGGCGGACTGGACGAGCCGGATAGCGGCACCGTGTTCATCGGGGATCGCGAGCTGACCGCGATGCGCGAGTCGGATCGGGTCGAACTGCGCCAGACCCAACTGGGATTCGTGTTTCAGTCCTTTGGGTTGATTCCAATTCTCTCGGCCGCGGAGAACGTGGAGGTTCCGATGAGGCTGGTCGGGATGCCGCCTGCGGAGCGGCAGGCACGGGTCGATGAGCTGCTCGAGCTGGTAGGCCTGGCCGACCATCACCACCAGCGTCCGGCTGAACTCTCGGGCGGTCAGCAGCAGCGCGTGGGCCTGGCTCGTTCGCTGGCGAACCGGCCGAAGTTGCTCATCGCGGATGAGCCGACTGGCCAGCTGGACAGCGTCACGGCCGGCACCATGATGGACCTCATCAGCGATCTCGTGCACAGTCACGGGGTCGCCGCTATCGTGTCTACTCATGATCCCCTGCTCATGCAACGCGCGGACCGTGTGCTTGAACTGCACGACGGACGGATTCTAGGCGGCCAGGCCACTGCTTCGGCTGGTGCCTCCTCCGTCGAACCAAGTGACGAAGCCTCGCCGGAGATGATTGAAGTGCCTCGCTCCTACTCCGGGCGGCATCGGCGCAATCCCTAG
- a CDS encoding Flp family type IVb pilin, giving the protein MLTSFFSDVKTIIKSRTNRDETGATAVEYGIMVALIAVVVIAAVTLLGGQLTGMFEEIACGIEGGTVTGAGTDAVACTP; this is encoded by the coding sequence ATGCTCACCTCGTTCTTCTCTGACGTCAAAACCATCATCAAGTCCCGCACCAACCGCGACGAGACCGGCGCCACGGCCGTCGAGTACGGCATCATGGTCGCGCTCATCGCCGTTGTTGTAATTGCGGCTGTCACGCTGCTCGGGGGGCAACTAACCGGCATGTTCGAAGAAATTGCTTGTGGCATCGAAGGCGGAACAGTTACGGGCGCCGGCACTGACGCCGTTGCTTGCACCCCGTAG
- a CDS encoding TadE/TadG family type IV pilus assembly protein, which translates to MRTINDRGAVAVEMALLLPLLLFLLLGIMEFGRAFNAQVTLTNAAREAVREMAIGGVASKAKTAAKDAAVTLNPELTDADVSVGACVDDAHIVTITYELTTLTGIAGPFTLTGKGVMRCGG; encoded by the coding sequence ATGCGCACAATCAATGACCGCGGCGCCGTCGCCGTCGAAATGGCGCTCCTTCTCCCACTCCTCCTTTTTCTGCTCCTCGGCATCATGGAGTTCGGCCGGGCGTTCAACGCCCAGGTGACGTTAACCAACGCGGCCCGTGAGGCGGTCCGCGAGATGGCGATCGGTGGTGTCGCCAGCAAAGCCAAGACAGCCGCCAAGGATGCAGCAGTAACGCTCAATCCTGAATTGACTGACGCCGACGTATCCGTTGGTGCCTGTGTCGACGACGCGCACATCGTCACGATCACCTACGAACTCACCACCCTTACCGGCATCGCTGGGCCGTTCACCCTGACGGGCAAGGGAGTCATGCGATGCGGCGGCTGA
- a CDS encoding Tad domain-containing protein — protein sequence MRRLTQKDGEQGAVSVLAAFLMVVLLAFAALAVDVGMLYAEKAQLQNGADATALGVAQACASTPPTADCVESVAASSLAKQLADGNALDGRSNPQVVDIDPSLRTVSVETGALENGATANRVSLFFANALGIAEADVTASAYAAWGSPVSGPAPFPVVFSECELSDGSEMQVVEFRKKGNNTSGCPSGPPGGFSHLDSVAGKCEAMITVSAGASGSNVGNKGVDSTCTALLTFWRSEIEAGRAPIGLFPIYTSITDSGNNATYALKGFAAFEVYGWKLKQTGNPSFPDAFRHNHYSGSKCNTTQCIGIIGKFIKMVSLEDGYKLGPVDPSLKTTVVKLTLEEEEIP from the coding sequence ATGCGGCGGCTGACACAGAAGGACGGAGAGCAGGGCGCGGTCAGCGTTCTCGCTGCTTTCCTGATGGTGGTTCTCCTCGCGTTTGCCGCGCTAGCCGTCGACGTGGGGATGCTTTATGCAGAAAAGGCACAGCTCCAGAATGGAGCTGACGCAACTGCTCTAGGCGTAGCCCAAGCTTGCGCGTCGACTCCTCCAACTGCGGATTGCGTCGAATCTGTGGCAGCAAGTTCGCTGGCCAAGCAACTGGCTGACGGAAACGCGCTCGACGGCCGGAGCAACCCCCAAGTTGTCGACATCGACCCCTCGTTAAGGACCGTATCCGTCGAAACCGGTGCGCTCGAAAACGGTGCGACTGCCAACCGCGTGTCGCTCTTCTTCGCGAATGCATTAGGGATCGCTGAGGCCGACGTTACCGCGAGCGCTTATGCAGCCTGGGGTAGCCCGGTCTCCGGTCCAGCGCCGTTTCCCGTTGTTTTCTCAGAATGTGAACTCTCAGACGGCAGCGAAATGCAAGTAGTGGAGTTTCGCAAGAAGGGTAACAATACTTCCGGCTGTCCGAGCGGACCACCAGGAGGGTTCAGCCACCTGGACTCCGTGGCAGGAAAATGCGAAGCAATGATTACCGTTTCCGCCGGAGCATCTGGCAGCAACGTGGGAAACAAGGGTGTGGACTCGACCTGCACGGCTCTTCTTACTTTCTGGCGGAGCGAAATCGAGGCAGGAAGGGCTCCAATCGGCCTTTTTCCAATCTATACATCCATTACAGATTCCGGCAACAACGCCACATACGCCCTCAAAGGTTTTGCTGCGTTTGAGGTTTATGGCTGGAAGCTGAAGCAAACCGGCAATCCGAGTTTTCCTGACGCTTTCCGTCACAACCATTACTCGGGTTCCAAATGCAACACCACTCAGTGCATCGGGATCATCGGAAAGTTCATCAAGATGGTCTCCCTGGAAGATGGGTACAAACTGGGTCCCGTTGACCCCTCTCTGAAGACCACAGTCGTCAAACTCACTCTCGAAGAAGAAGAGATCCCATGA
- the cpaB gene encoding Flp pilus assembly protein CpaB, whose amino-acid sequence MKSRLIAGIAAVVLALVGAMMVYTYANGAEARAVEDLDPISVLVVQQPVPAGTPVSELGTAIAATELPATAVADTALKDLNSSEGKVTAVDLVVGEQLVTERLVDPSDVVTPGSVEVPAGLHEVSILVEPQRIAGGRITAGDYVGVFMSMVSGGLEEDPAAESTELVLPRVLVSAVQRAPDAAPIDPNLSEEERAAAEAEALPTGSLMLTLAVNPDQATRLVFASEFESIWLSKATVAENDAPPFIVHDKELYR is encoded by the coding sequence ATGAAGTCCCGCCTCATTGCAGGAATCGCAGCCGTAGTGCTCGCACTGGTCGGCGCGATGATGGTTTACACCTACGCCAACGGAGCTGAAGCCCGCGCCGTCGAGGACCTTGACCCGATCAGCGTCCTCGTGGTTCAGCAGCCGGTCCCGGCCGGGACCCCCGTCTCGGAACTCGGCACGGCCATCGCAGCGACCGAGCTGCCGGCAACCGCCGTCGCCGACACCGCACTCAAGGACCTCAATAGCTCCGAAGGCAAGGTAACCGCCGTCGATCTCGTAGTCGGTGAGCAGCTCGTCACCGAACGGCTGGTCGATCCCTCGGACGTCGTGACCCCCGGTTCCGTTGAGGTTCCCGCCGGTCTGCACGAGGTCTCCATCCTCGTCGAACCGCAGCGCATCGCCGGCGGCCGCATCACGGCTGGAGACTACGTGGGTGTTTTCATGTCCATGGTTTCCGGAGGCCTCGAAGAAGACCCGGCAGCCGAATCTACCGAGCTGGTACTCCCCCGCGTCCTCGTCTCCGCGGTTCAACGCGCACCCGATGCAGCGCCTATCGACCCCAACCTGTCCGAGGAAGAACGTGCCGCAGCTGAGGCAGAAGCGCTGCCCACCGGTTCGCTGATGCTCACCCTCGCCGTCAACCCGGACCAGGCCACGCGGCTTGTGTTCGCCAGCGAGTTCGAATCGATCTGGCTCAGCAAGGCCACGGTTGCCGAAAACGACGCTCCCCCATTCATCGTCCACGACAAGGAGCTGTACCGATGA
- a CDS encoding AAA family ATPase has product MSRFLLITADNAFEQTVRLAAAGALPGDVLSVKPELLQQPEDLLDLLAVQRPEVLILGPGMAPDGALRLATVVDVRFPNVSMVLISDENPEFVLQAMRAGIRDVLQPAADIPAVRMLLERACHAFASRHRTENPHQAAKQEHGLVIGVFSPKGGVGKTTVATNVAVGLGKLAPMGVVLVDLDLQFGDVASNLYLNPEYSVLDAVSGSAAQDTMVLKAFLTPHPSGIYALCAPKNPAEADNISAAQLAVLLKQLTAEFPYVVVDTGPGLTEHSLAALEQCTDAIWVTGMDVPSVRGLRTGLDVLGSLNLFPESRHVVLNFADSKTGLSVQDIEATLGAPVDVSIPRSRGLSLATNRGVPLLQDEVRDPATKNLRGLVERFDPQWRARTQRKLHRRVVI; this is encoded by the coding sequence ATGAGCCGTTTCCTTCTCATCACCGCAGACAACGCGTTCGAGCAGACAGTCCGGCTCGCCGCGGCCGGCGCACTCCCCGGCGACGTTCTCTCCGTCAAGCCGGAGCTCCTGCAACAGCCCGAGGACCTCCTGGACCTGCTCGCCGTCCAACGTCCCGAAGTCCTCATCCTGGGTCCGGGCATGGCGCCGGACGGCGCGCTGAGGCTCGCCACCGTTGTCGACGTCCGATTCCCCAACGTCAGCATGGTGCTCATCTCGGATGAAAATCCCGAGTTTGTTCTGCAGGCCATGCGCGCCGGCATCCGCGACGTCCTCCAGCCGGCAGCGGACATCCCCGCCGTCCGTATGCTGCTTGAACGCGCCTGCCACGCTTTTGCCAGCCGCCACCGCACCGAGAATCCGCACCAGGCCGCGAAGCAGGAACACGGCCTGGTGATCGGCGTGTTTTCACCCAAAGGCGGCGTCGGTAAAACCACGGTCGCCACGAACGTCGCCGTCGGACTCGGGAAGCTTGCGCCGATGGGCGTTGTGCTGGTCGACCTCGATCTGCAGTTCGGCGACGTCGCCTCCAACCTGTACCTGAACCCGGAGTACTCGGTCCTCGACGCCGTCTCCGGATCCGCCGCCCAGGACACCATGGTGCTCAAGGCGTTCCTCACCCCGCACCCGTCCGGCATCTACGCCCTATGCGCTCCGAAGAACCCCGCAGAAGCCGACAACATCTCGGCCGCCCAACTCGCCGTCCTCCTGAAGCAGCTCACCGCGGAGTTCCCGTACGTGGTCGTGGACACCGGCCCCGGCCTCACCGAGCACAGCCTCGCCGCACTCGAACAGTGCACGGACGCCATCTGGGTCACCGGCATGGACGTACCCAGCGTCCGCGGCCTGCGCACGGGCCTGGATGTGCTCGGCTCCCTCAACCTGTTCCCCGAATCGCGTCACGTGGTTTTGAACTTCGCCGATTCCAAGACCGGACTCTCGGTCCAGGACATCGAAGCGACCCTCGGCGCGCCCGTGGACGTCTCCATCCCTCGCTCCCGCGGCCTCTCACTCGCAACCAATAGGGGCGTTCCACTCCTCCAGGACGAAGTCCGCGACCCCGCAACCAAGAACCTGCGCGGCCTCGTCGAGCGCTTCGACCCACAGTGGCGTGCACGCACCCAACGCAAGCTCCACCGCAGGGTAGTGATCTAG
- a CDS encoding CpaF family protein, producing the protein MDAFAGLKQRAAEALYERMGTRFSDSSLREEDLRATAREELSQVIDAEQVPLSPDERRRLIQDVADDVLGYGPLQRMLDDPDITEIMVNRMDQIYVEKDGKLVLTGSRFSSEEHLRRVIERIVSKVGRRIDESSPFVDARLEDGSRVNAVIPPLAVNGSSLTIRKFSKTPLTVQKLISYGTLTPEMAELLDACVKAKLNIIVSGGTGTGKTTLLNVLSSFLPNSDRIVTIEDAVELQIQQQHVVRLESRPPNTEGKGQVTIRDLVRNSLRMRPDRIVIGEVRGGESLDMLQAMNTGHDGSLSTVHANSPRDAVARLETLVLMAGMDLPLRAIREQLASAVNLIVQIARLRDGTRRITHVTEVQGMEGEVVTLQDAFVFDYSAGVDSSGRFLGRPIPTGIRPRFIERFEDMGITVSPGVFGAALTGRR; encoded by the coding sequence ATCGACGCTTTCGCCGGTCTGAAGCAGCGCGCCGCTGAAGCCCTTTATGAACGCATGGGCACCCGGTTCAGCGACTCCTCCCTGCGCGAGGAAGACCTCCGCGCCACCGCCCGCGAGGAACTGAGTCAGGTGATCGACGCCGAGCAGGTTCCGCTCAGTCCGGATGAACGCCGCCGGCTCATCCAGGACGTGGCCGACGACGTCCTCGGCTACGGCCCGCTCCAGCGCATGCTCGATGACCCAGACATCACCGAAATCATGGTCAATCGGATGGACCAGATTTACGTTGAGAAAGACGGGAAGCTGGTCCTTACCGGCTCACGGTTCAGCTCGGAAGAGCATCTGCGCAGGGTCATCGAACGCATCGTGTCCAAGGTGGGACGCCGTATCGATGAGTCCTCACCGTTCGTCGATGCGCGGCTTGAGGACGGTTCCCGTGTGAACGCCGTCATTCCACCGCTTGCGGTGAACGGTTCCTCGCTGACCATCCGTAAGTTCAGCAAGACTCCCCTCACGGTGCAGAAGCTGATCAGCTACGGCACGCTGACCCCGGAAATGGCCGAGCTCCTCGACGCGTGCGTCAAGGCCAAGCTGAACATCATCGTCTCCGGCGGAACCGGCACCGGAAAGACCACCCTGCTGAACGTGCTCTCCTCGTTCCTCCCGAACTCGGACCGCATCGTAACCATCGAGGACGCCGTCGAACTCCAGATTCAGCAGCAGCACGTCGTGAGGCTGGAAAGCCGTCCGCCGAATACCGAGGGGAAGGGCCAGGTCACCATCCGCGACCTGGTGCGCAATTCCCTGCGTATGCGCCCGGACCGCATTGTGATCGGTGAGGTTCGCGGCGGCGAGTCACTCGACATGCTGCAAGCCATGAACACGGGACACGACGGTTCGCTCTCCACTGTCCACGCCAACTCACCGCGCGATGCCGTAGCACGCCTTGAAACCCTCGTCCTGATGGCCGGTATGGACCTGCCCCTGCGGGCCATCCGGGAACAGCTCGCCTCAGCGGTCAACCTGATCGTCCAGATTGCCCGCCTGCGTGACGGCACACGGCGCATCACCCACGTCACCGAGGTACAGGGCATGGAGGGCGAAGTGGTCACGCTCCAGGACGCGTTTGTCTTCGACTACTCGGCCGGCGTCGATTCCTCCGGAAGGTTCCTTGGCCGTCCCATTCCGACCGGGATCCGTCCGCGCTTCATTGAACGTTTCGAGGACATGGGAATCACCGTCTCACCCGGGGTGTTCGGCGCTGCGCTGACCGGCCGGCGGTGA
- a CDS encoding type II secretion system F family protein, which produces MTILFVGGTLFCVAAVVLVVIALRPRQSAVPLDRRRPPEEESTSQLTRFAGSAVRAMERYLRRHPKRLYRQEILDTAGVRLSQADVFLLVISGGFAGLLLGWAIAGPFLGILLLVLSPFAAQLVLVMRTGRRRAKFDSQLGDTLQLLTGGLRAGHSILRAIDAAATEADAPTSDEMRRVVTETSLGKDLLVSLLDASRRMESDDFAWIAQAIQINREVGGDLAEVLDHVAETIRERSEIKGQIRALSAEGKFSAYILVALPFGIGAMLMLVSPGYVTPLFTEPLGWIMIGASAIMMSIGGLWLRKIIDLKF; this is translated from the coding sequence ATGACCATACTGTTCGTGGGGGGCACGCTCTTCTGCGTCGCCGCCGTCGTGCTGGTGGTGATCGCCCTGCGGCCGCGGCAATCGGCGGTACCGTTAGACCGGCGTCGCCCGCCGGAGGAGGAATCGACCTCCCAGCTGACCCGCTTCGCAGGCTCAGCCGTGCGGGCGATGGAGCGCTACCTGCGCCGCCACCCGAAGCGGCTGTATCGCCAGGAGATCCTGGACACCGCCGGAGTGCGGCTGAGCCAGGCGGATGTCTTCCTCCTGGTCATCAGCGGAGGTTTTGCAGGCCTTCTCCTCGGCTGGGCCATCGCTGGTCCCTTCCTCGGAATACTGCTGCTTGTCCTGTCTCCGTTCGCTGCGCAACTTGTCCTTGTGATGCGGACCGGACGACGGCGCGCGAAGTTCGATTCCCAGCTCGGCGACACCCTGCAGTTGCTCACCGGTGGCCTCCGCGCCGGCCACAGCATCCTGCGGGCGATCGACGCCGCGGCAACCGAAGCGGACGCACCGACGTCGGACGAAATGCGCCGCGTGGTGACCGAGACCAGCCTCGGCAAGGATCTGCTGGTTTCCCTGCTCGATGCCTCCCGACGCATGGAAAGTGATGACTTCGCGTGGATTGCACAGGCAATCCAGATCAACCGCGAGGTGGGCGGGGACCTCGCGGAAGTCCTGGACCATGTTGCCGAAACCATCCGTGAGCGCAGCGAAATCAAGGGTCAGATCCGCGCCCTGAGTGCGGAAGGCAAGTTCTCCGCCTACATTCTGGTTGCCCTGCCCTTCGGGATTGGCGCAATGCTGATGCTCGTCAGCCCGGGCTATGTCACTCCGCTGTTTACTGAGCCGCTCGGCTGGATCATGATCGGGGCGTCGGCCATCATGATGAGCATCGGCGGCCTCTGGCTGCGCAAGATTATCGATCTGAAGTTTTAG
- a CDS encoding type II secretion system F family protein has protein sequence MNLMLVMSLLLISAPLGFLGWTLFSPGTRSNNSVQANLHLGVTGAEPAKGNSSHLLTNIGRALTPSGYVRKLDHLLALAGRPASMPLGRVLAAKPALCLGAAALGVLMASAAQKPVITVLALFLTVLGYFIPDLLLYSKGQERQKAMQLELANTLDQMLISVEAGLGFESAMQRAGETGKGPLAQELVRTLQDMQVGRSRRESYLALAERTSIPELRSFVKAVVQADAYGIALSGVLRTQAKVMRVKRRQRAEEKAMKLPVTVLFPLLFFIFPVLFIIILGPAVINAIATFSGS, from the coding sequence GTGAACCTGATGCTCGTGATGTCGCTGCTGCTGATTTCCGCGCCCCTGGGCTTCCTCGGCTGGACGCTGTTCAGCCCCGGTACCAGGTCAAACAACTCGGTACAGGCAAACCTGCACTTGGGCGTGACCGGCGCCGAACCGGCCAAAGGAAATTCCTCGCACCTCCTGACGAATATCGGACGGGCGCTCACGCCGTCGGGCTATGTCCGGAAGCTCGACCATCTCCTGGCCCTCGCGGGCCGGCCGGCGTCCATGCCGCTGGGCCGGGTCCTGGCAGCGAAACCTGCCCTCTGTTTGGGCGCGGCGGCACTCGGCGTCCTGATGGCTTCCGCCGCGCAGAAGCCCGTCATCACCGTGCTCGCGTTGTTCCTCACCGTGCTCGGGTACTTCATTCCGGACCTCCTCCTCTACAGCAAGGGCCAGGAACGGCAGAAGGCCATGCAACTTGAGCTCGCGAACACGCTTGATCAGATGCTCATATCGGTTGAAGCCGGCCTGGGTTTCGAGAGCGCCATGCAACGCGCCGGCGAAACCGGCAAGGGGCCCCTCGCGCAGGAACTGGTACGCACGCTTCAGGACATGCAGGTTGGCCGCAGCCGACGGGAGTCCTATCTGGCCCTCGCCGAGCGCACCAGCATTCCGGAGTTGCGCAGCTTCGTCAAAGCAGTTGTGCAGGCTGACGCCTACGGCATCGCGCTGAGCGGGGTCCTACGCACCCAAGCGAAGGTGATGCGCGTAAAGCGGCGGCAGCGCGCGGAGGAGAAAGCCATGAAGCTGCCGGTGACGGTACTGTTTCCGCTGCTCTTCTTCATCTTCCCGGTGCTGTTCATCATCATCCTCGGGCCTGCCGTCATCAACGCGATCGCGACGTTCAGTGGATCGTGA
- a CDS encoding Hpt domain-containing protein, which translates to MALSRPSADDDAESLRAVGAEPRSVLGGSHRVDRAPLVDPEVLHELEDQLDSRAAANAFVRDYVSVWDERDLRLSTAINRRNQAASLDAVLSLKITSTMVGATQMVELANGLESLLRDGKLDEAEAEFPRIHRCGLRTMRELTILHLGQNPA; encoded by the coding sequence ATGGCTCTCTCCCGCCCCAGTGCTGACGACGACGCAGAATCCCTGCGCGCGGTCGGAGCCGAGCCGCGAAGCGTGCTAGGCGGGAGCCACCGCGTTGACCGCGCACCCCTGGTGGACCCCGAGGTCCTCCACGAGCTGGAGGATCAGCTTGACAGCCGCGCCGCGGCAAACGCATTTGTACGGGACTACGTCAGCGTGTGGGATGAGCGGGACCTCCGGCTTTCAACGGCAATCAACCGCCGGAACCAGGCGGCGTCACTCGATGCGGTGCTCAGCCTGAAGATCACCTCAACCATGGTGGGCGCCACGCAGATGGTCGAACTGGCCAACGGACTCGAGAGCCTCCTTCGCGACGGGAAACTGGACGAGGCTGAAGCCGAGTTTCCGCGGATTCACCGCTGCGGCCTGCGAACCATGCGCGAGCTCACCATCCTGCACCTTGGACAGAATCCCGCTTAG
- a CDS encoding response regulator, whose translation MRDPGVAVVVEDDLDVRNLVSTVLTQSGFEVHSAAEGRSGVEAVTEHNPTLVTLDVGLPDIDGYEVLRRIRGISDCYVIMLTAHNEELDTLTALQSGADDFVTKPFRPRELRARVAAMLRRPRGGLTSETTTAPAAEAPAEPARPDSLLRHNGLALDKETRTVTVRGEELVLTRSEFDLLHELLRSAGAVRTKGDLVRVVRGQYYRTDAYISEADERAIEVHIGNLRRKLGEDPRSPRWLMTVRGVGYRLVPKRPD comes from the coding sequence GTGCGAGACCCAGGTGTGGCAGTGGTGGTCGAGGACGATCTCGACGTGCGTAACCTTGTGAGCACTGTGCTCACGCAGTCCGGATTCGAGGTTCACTCGGCAGCCGAGGGCCGAAGCGGCGTGGAAGCCGTGACCGAGCACAACCCCACCCTGGTGACGCTTGACGTGGGCCTCCCGGACATTGACGGCTATGAGGTCCTGCGCAGGATCCGCGGTATCAGCGATTGCTACGTGATCATGCTGACCGCGCACAACGAGGAACTCGACACGCTTACCGCCCTTCAGTCAGGGGCCGATGACTTCGTCACAAAACCCTTCCGCCCCCGTGAGCTTCGGGCACGCGTCGCAGCGATGTTGCGGCGCCCGCGCGGCGGGCTGACAAGCGAAACGACGACGGCGCCAGCCGCCGAGGCGCCCGCGGAACCAGCACGCCCGGATTCCCTGCTGCGGCACAACGGACTGGCGCTCGATAAGGAAACCCGCACGGTGACGGTTCGCGGCGAGGAACTGGTGCTGACCCGCAGCGAGTTCGACCTGCTGCATGAACTGCTGAGAAGTGCCGGTGCCGTCCGCACCAAGGGGGACCTGGTGCGGGTTGTGCGTGGGCAGTATTACCGGACGGATGCGTATATCAGCGAAGCCGATGAGCGGGCCATCGAGGTCCACATCGGGAACCTGCGGCGGAAGCTGGGGGAGGATCCGCGTAGTCCACGATGGCTGATGACGGTCCGCGGAGTGGGTTACCGGCTGGTTCCGAAACGACCGGACTAA